Within Lolium rigidum isolate FL_2022 chromosome 5, APGP_CSIRO_Lrig_0.1, whole genome shotgun sequence, the genomic segment GCCAAGCGCTTCCCCATCATCTCGTCGCACGTCTTTGACGCCTCCGGCAAGCGCTACGAGACCAACCGCATCCTCGACCCGGAATCCTTCACGCTCAACCTCAAGGAGTACAACTCCTACAGCCGCATCAACCTCAGCGTGCTCTTCGCCCTCAACTACGGATTCGGCTTCGCTGGTCTAATGTCCACGCTCTCGCACGTTGCACTCTACCACGGCAAGTAAGGTTATAGACAGACACGCCGACATAGAATCCCTGAACACTGAATACGAGCTTAATTATGCCTGGAAATCTTAACTGATGCAGGGAGATTTTTGACCTGTGGCGGAAGGCAGCGTCAGAGAAGGGTAGGGAGCAGGACGTGCACACCAGGATCATGAAGAGGAACTACAAGACTGTGCCGCAGTGGTGGTTCCACCTGATGCTGGTCCTCGTGCTGGCGTTGTCCGTCTTCACCTGCGAGGGTTTCGGAGGTCAGCTGCAGCTGCCTTGGTGGGGACTCCTCCTTGCCTGCGCCATCGCCTTAACATTCACACTGCCCATCGGCATCATCACCGCAACCACAAATATGGTAATTTCTGTCGATGCCTTCAAGCCCGCTAGCTCTCTGAAGAATAATGGCGAGAAAAATTAGTATTTTAGTAATTTTTCCATGAACTTGATCTGCAATGACAAGACGGGCATTTCCCTAATTTGGTGCAGCAACCTGGACTAAATATCATCACGGAGCTCATCATCGGGTACCTGTACCCCGGGAAGCCACTTGCCAACGTTGTGTTCAAGACGTACGGCTACATAAGCATGGGGCAGGCGCTCACCTTCGTGTCGGATTTCAAGCTCGGGCACTACATGAAGATTCCCCCGGTATCCATGTTCTTCGCACAGCTGGCAGGGACTGTCACGGCATCGACCGTGCACTTCGCGACGGCGTGGTGGCTACTGACGACGGTGAAGAACGTCTGCGATGTGGATACTCTGCCGGAGGGCAGCCCCTGGACGTGCCCGGGGGACGACGTCTTCTACAATGCCTCCATCATCTGGGGCGTCGTCGGCCCGCTGCGCATGTTCGGCCGCCTCGGCAACTACTGGCAGATGAACTACTTCTTCCTCGTCGGCCTCCTCGCGCCCGTGCCAGTCTGGCTGCTCTGCCGCTGGTACCCGCGCAACGCCTTCTTCAAGAACATCAGTATACCGCTCATCTTCGCGGGCGCCGGCGGGCTTCTCCCGGCGAGATCCGTCAACTTCATAATGTGGGGCTTCATCGGCATCTTGTTCAACTACTTCATATACCGGCGGCACAAGGCATGGTGGATGAGGCACAATTACGTGCTCGCAGCAGGGCTCGATGCCGGCGTCGCCTTCATGGGGGTGCTCACGTTCATCTCGCTAGGCTACTTCGACATCTACGGGGTGCAGTGGTGGGGCGGCGTTGCTGACGACCACTGCCCCTTGGCGTCATGCCCAACAGCGCCAGGAGTCGTAGCCAAGGGATGCCCAGTTGTCAGTTCAGCCTAACACCATACAGCAACTTGTACAGTAGTACAGCACAGCGGTAGAAAAGAAAATAGGATTTCCATTTTTTTAGATTCACATCTACTATTTCACTAAGGGAGTAAGGGCTCGATGATAATAATATGGCATTTTAAGGTAGACACAGTCTTTTGTAGTTGTATTTCatgaaaaaaaaatgttttttttttgtttgtggcATACCGCCTATCAAATATCATCCATTCTTTTCCCTTCATGAGAAAACTGAACTAGGGTACCAAGTCATTGCAATAATCATAGAAAACTCTATCTTATAACCGGCTGTAGCTTCAGCCGATTCTCTCATCCCCATCGACCTGCCCCCGTGCCCCGACCCTGCTAACCTCAGCGCCGCACCCGAACGTCCCTCTCCTTGCTCGATTCCAACGTTAGCCAGGTTACGAACAGTCCCTCAAC encodes:
- the LOC124656060 gene encoding oligopeptide transporter 1-like, with translation MAETHYDAEEEVNDHPIEEVRNTVRVTDDPSEPCLTFRTWLLGMSSCILLAFVNEFFMYRSNQLAIGTVVVQIVTLPIGRFMASALPEKVMRVPVFGWKFSLNPGPFSLKEHCLITIFAGAGASGVYAMNIIAIVKVFYKRQINPYAAMLLAQTTQLLGYGWAGLFRTYLVDSAYMWWPLNLVQVTLFRAMHEEEKRPKGQLTRLQFFIIVMVCSFAYYLIPSYLFPAASTMSVLCWFFKDSVTAQQIGSGLKGLGVGSFGLDWNTVAGFVGNPLASPAFAIFNIMFGFAINNYIAVPFLYWTNTYNAKRFPIISSHVFDASGKRYETNRILDPESFTLNLKEYNSYSRINLSVLFALNYGFGFAGLMSTLSHVALYHGKEIFDLWRKAASEKGREQDVHTRIMKRNYKTVPQWWFHLMLVLVLALSVFTCEGFGGQLQLPWWGLLLACAIALTFTLPIGIITATTNMQPGLNIITELIIGYLYPGKPLANVVFKTYGYISMGQALTFVSDFKLGHYMKIPPVSMFFAQLAGTVTASTVHFATAWWLLTTVKNVCDVDTLPEGSPWTCPGDDVFYNASIIWGVVGPLRMFGRLGNYWQMNYFFLVGLLAPVPVWLLCRWYPRNAFFKNISIPLIFAGAGGLLPARSVNFIMWGFIGILFNYFIYRRHKAWWMRHNYVLAAGLDAGVAFMGVLTFISLGYFDIYGVQWWGGVADDHCPLASCPTAPGVVAKGCPVVSSA